Within Aspergillus oryzae RIB40 DNA, chromosome 2, the genomic segment GTGGCGGAATGTCTACAGACTAATTTAACTCATAATATGCTTCTGACGTTCTGGAGAGTCTAGAATGCAGTGTATTTATCGCAGAGTGGCAGCGCGCCACGAAACTTACTCTACAGTTCCGGTGAAACCACGGCCAGATGGTGCTCCTTTTACTACCTGGCACGATTTTATTGAGATTCTAAGGGTTCCCCAGCGGTGTCGTTTCCTCTCCATATGCCAGAACAGGTAAACATGGACAACATCGTTGGGCAACTTGATCGGTTATAAGCGGTAAGAAACGTCTATAGTCTATAATCTATCCTTGAAAATCAATCGACAATTATAGGGCTCCAGAGAAGCATTCTACTTTCGGGTAAGTAATTATACCAATATATTTTGCCTCAAGTGCACAGGTTGGAACTTACCACCTTAATCGAATAACGATAATCTGGCGCACTAGTGATTTCGAAATGACGGACAATTTCATAAAGAGTCACCCGGAGTTGTAACAATGCAAACTCAGACCCGATACAGCTGCGAGTCCAAGCGTTAAATGGAATATAACTCCCACGAACCTGTTGCTGGCTAATCGCTCGTTGGATGGCATGCACATCATCCCCCCATCGCTCCGGCTGGTACTCATGGGCGGTAGGTCCCCAGGTATTTGGATCGGTATGGACACCATATGCCGTCCATCCCACCCACATTCCTTGGGGAATGGTTATGCCGTTTCCTAGATAGACTGGCTCCAAAGTCTTGCGGTTGATTAACTGGCTTACTGGGGGGTAGAGGCGCAATGTTTCGGCGAGTACAGCGGTGAGATAGGGCAAGCTCTTGAGGTCGTCCCCGTCAGACGAAGAAGCGATATGTGCTGCAATTTCCCGGTATAACTTTTCTTGCATTTGAGGGTTTTGAGAAAGCTCCCACAGGGTTGCTATAAATGCAAACTTGACATTCTCGTGGCCAGCAAAGAACATCATTTTAAGATTCGAGCGATAATGGAAGTCCGTCATGAGCCCATCATCGCGGGCTCGCTTCAACCGATAGATCACCTTTTCAAATCGATCCGGCGGTGTTTCGGGGTATTTGAGCTTCTCGGTTATGTCGATTAGTGCCTCCTCGAGCTCTCGGATCATAGAAAAACAGTGGGGCCTTGTTGGCCGTAGAGGCCAGCCGATTCTTTCAAACATTGGGAAATGGTGAATGAGATGTCCTCCCAGGTTCCAGAGGATGGCCAGAAGGGCATCCTGAGCCCGAACAGTGCCGCCATTCAAGGCGCCAAAATCAACGTCAAAGAAGCTTTCCCCAAACACGTCAATCGCCCATCGTTCAATTATGTCATCGATAACCACCCCGCGGTCAGACGGCGCATGCTGTTGCTCTCGTTTAAATGTCGCTATAAGCTTAGACGATGCCACCTTGAGGGAGGAGATACTATGAGGGCGCTGAATACCAGGCTTCATGACCCCTGTGAACTGTTTCCAAAGCTCCCCATGAGAGTCAATGATGTTCTCGCCAAACAGACCCGC encodes:
- a CDS encoding cytochrome P450 (cytochrome P450 CYP4/CYP19/CYP26 subfamilies), giving the protein MEHHTWALFVDKLDYKAVFGLLLTIIIAVVTTQILHVYTKCCPGIPSIPFHISVYDAYRRVSEIGFHNSRLRPVLETHGAVNIWNSGQWAVLVTKPEYVVRILRNERVVAKGGFYGKVPHSTLAGLFGENIIDSHGELWKQFTGVMKPGIQRPHSISSLKVASSKLIATFKREQQHAPSDRGVVIDDIIERWAIDVFGESFFDVDFGALNGGTVRAQDALLAILWNLGGHLIHHFPMFERIGWPLRPTRPHCFSMIRELEEALIDITEKLKYPETPPDRFEKVIYRLKRARDDGLMTDFHYRSNLKMMFFAGHENVKFAFIATLWELSQNPQMQEKLYREIAAHIASSSDGDDLKSLPYLTAVLAETLRLYPPVSQLINRKTLEPVYLGNGITIPQGMWVGWTAYGVHTDPNTWGPTAHEYQPERWGDDVHAIQRAISQQQVRGSYIPFNAWTRSCIGSEFALLQLRVTLYEIVRHFEITSAPDYRYSIKVIWSCAFLLRHRIYGRCSRVYGSSEGGC